The Tenacibaculum sp. MAR_2010_89 sequence GAAACCATACCGTCTGCTATGCCTTTAAAAACCATCATAGTTCCGAAATAAGAAACATCTGCCATTAAATCTTCTGCCATTGCTGGACTTACTCCTTTGTGTTTTCTTAATTCATATAAAGTATTAGAAAATTCTTGAAAATATTTTGATTCTATCGGATTAATAATAGGCGTTTTATCAAAGTTAAAAGGAATGTTTAATCTTTTTATAGAAGCTTCAATATTCACTTTTTTACCTAAAATAGTCAAATCAACAACATTATTCTTTTGCAATTGTGAAGCTGCAATTAAAATTCTATCATCACTTCCTTCCGGAAGAACTATATGCTTTCTTTGTTCTTTTGCTCTTTTCAATAAATTATATTGAAACATTCTAGGAGTTAAAGTTTCTGTTCCTTTAAAATTTGATAATTTTTCTCTCAAAGAAGAAACATCAACGTATTTTTCAAAAATATTAATTGACATTTTAATCTTATCAACATTTTCGGCATATATATGAGATCTAACATTACTTAATTTTGAGGTAATAGCAAAAGTTCCTTCTTCTACCCAAAGAATAGGTACAACTTTTTCCAAACCTTCAATTAATTTAATTATAGACGGATTAAGTTCCATCCCTCCAGTTAAAATAATACCAGATATTGATGGATAATTAGTTGAAATATTTGCTTGTAATGTACCTAATAAAATATCAGATCTATCCGCTGGAGTAACAACTACACTATCTTCTGCTAAATGATGCAAAAAATGTGATAACTGCATGGCTCCAACCTTTATATCACCAGTTGCATTGTTCAATAATTCTTTTCCAAATAAAACCTTTCCATCAATTTCATTCAGAAATTCTTTAATAGTTGGGTTATTTAACTTCTTGTTAATTGGAATAGCATTAATAGAAACAGAATTAGATAAGTTTTTTCCTACTTGATCTAAGATAACTGGAATATTCTCTTCTTGAACTTTGTTAGCTACAACCGCTATAACTTGTACATCTTTACTATTAAATAAATCGTAAGTTAAGCGCAAACTTTGAATAAATTCTTCTAATGTTTTATTAACACCACCTGAAACAATAATAACTGGAGTTCCTAAATTTTTAGCAATTAAAACATTTAAATCCATTTCAATTACAGCTGCATGATCGGAAAAATCAGTTCCTTCAACTATTACAAAATCATTTTCTTCTTCTAGTTTTTTATATTTCTCTATTATTATATTAATAACTTCATCTTCTTGATCATCATTTAATTTTTTTATTAAATCTGAACGAGTAAATGCATACGAATCTTCATATTTAGTTTTTAATTTGAAATAATTAAGAATTGTGTTTATGTGATTATCCTTAGCTCCTTCTATAGGATTATCAATAATGGGTCTAAAATAACCTACTTTTGGTTTATTTCTAAGAAATAATTGCATTAGACCAAGACTAAGCATTGATTTACCTGAGTTTGCTTCACTTGCTGCTATATAAATTGCTTTATTCATTACTTCCTTTTTTTGCAAAATTAAGCTAAATCAATATAATAATTGAAAAATTAATAAAAGTTTAAAACAAATACATAAGCTAATACTCCCCACAGTATTGAACTACTGATTATTTAGGTTTTAATAAAGAAGTATAGTTTGGAACAAAAAAAAACCGTTCTTTATCTTACTAAAGAACGGTTTAAAAGAAAGGCAACGACCTACTCTCCCACCTGTGGCAGTACCATCGGCGCTAATGGGCTTAACTTCTCTGTTCGGAATGGTAAGAGGTGAGCCCCATTGCAATAATCACCTTAAATTGTTTCAGTGTATTTCAACTGTATAAGTTAACATATTGATAAATATAATATTGTAAAGTTTCAAAGAGTTTGCTTCCCCTCACAAGGAGGGGAAGTACGTACATAAGCCTATGGGTTATTAGTACTACTTGGCTACATACATTACTGCACTTACACCTATAGCCTATCAACGTGGTAATCTCCCACGACCCTTTAAAGAAATCTCATCTTGTGGTGGGTTTCGCGCTTATATGCTTTCAGCGCTTATCCCTTCCCGACGTAGCTACCCTGCAGTGCCACTGGCGTGACAACAGGTACACTAGAGGTCAGTTCAACTCGGTCCTCTCGTACTAAAGTCAAATCCACTCAAATTTCTAACGCCCACAGCAGATAGAGACCGAACTGTCTCACGACGTTCTGAACCCAGCTCGCGTGCCACTTTAATGGGCGAACAGCCCAACCCTTGGGACCTTCTCCAGCCCCAGGATGTGACGAGCCGACATCGAGGTGCCAAACCCCCCGTCGATGTGAGCTCTTGGGGGAGATCAGCCTGTTATCCCCGGAGTACCTTTTATCCTTTGAGCGATGGCCCTTCCATGCGGAACCACCGGATCACTATGCTCTACTTTCGTACCTGATCGACCTGTATGTCTCTCAGTCAAGCTCCCTTATGCCATTGCACT is a genomic window containing:
- the pta gene encoding phosphate acetyltransferase gives rise to the protein MNKAIYIAASEANSGKSMLSLGLMQLFLRNKPKVGYFRPIIDNPIEGAKDNHINTILNYFKLKTKYEDSYAFTRSDLIKKLNDDQEDEVINIIIEKYKKLEEENDFVIVEGTDFSDHAAVIEMDLNVLIAKNLGTPVIIVSGGVNKTLEEFIQSLRLTYDLFNSKDVQVIAVVANKVQEENIPVILDQVGKNLSNSVSINAIPINKKLNNPTIKEFLNEIDGKVLFGKELLNNATGDIKVGAMQLSHFLHHLAEDSVVVTPADRSDILLGTLQANISTNYPSISGIILTGGMELNPSIIKLIEGLEKVVPILWVEEGTFAITSKLSNVRSHIYAENVDKIKMSINIFEKYVDVSSLREKLSNFKGTETLTPRMFQYNLLKRAKEQRKHIVLPEGSDDRILIAASQLQKNNVVDLTILGKKVNIEASIKRLNIPFNFDKTPIINPIESKYFQEFSNTLYELRKHKGVSPAMAEDLMADVSYFGTMMVFKGIADGMVSGAAHTTQHTIKPALQFVKTKPGFSVVSSIFFMCLEDRVSVFGDCAINPNPTAEQLAEIAISSADSSIAFGIDPKIAMLSYSSGSSGKGEDVDVVRRATEIIKEKRTDLKVEGPIQYDAAVDPSIGKKKLPNSKVAGQANVLIFPDLNTGNNTYKAVQRETGALAIGPMLQGLNKPVNDLSRGCTVDDIFNTVILTAIQAQEK